From one [Ruminococcus] lactaris ATCC 29176 genomic stretch:
- a CDS encoding phosphoribosylanthranilate isomerase: MSEENKDPGIPKARILKSQIQKSQPPGSKIPKTKIKICGLSRMEDIEAVNEACPDYCGFIINYPPSKRNISVDQLAELKKILRKEMKAVGVFVDAPAESVAKLLNEDLIDLAQLHGNEDETYIANLKKLTAKPLIKAVKVSTEEEVKKAFDTVADEVLLDHGKGTGKTFDWSILKAVPDHRYFLAGGLGTENIKEAIQIYHPAVIDLSSSVETDGKKDRKKILAAVKAVRDTGKTI, from the coding sequence ATGTCAGAAGAAAATAAAGATCCCGGAATCCCAAAAGCCCGGATTTTGAAATCGCAGATTCAGAAATCACAGCCCCCAGGATCAAAGATTCCAAAAACAAAGATTAAAATCTGTGGGCTGAGCAGAATGGAAGATATTGAGGCGGTCAACGAGGCATGCCCGGATTATTGTGGATTTATTATTAATTACCCGCCGAGCAAAAGAAATATTTCTGTGGACCAGCTTGCAGAACTGAAGAAAATACTTAGAAAAGAGATGAAAGCAGTCGGAGTTTTTGTAGATGCACCTGCTGAATCGGTTGCGAAGCTGCTAAATGAAGATCTGATCGATCTTGCTCAGCTTCATGGAAATGAAGATGAAACTTATATAGCAAATCTGAAAAAACTGACAGCGAAACCGTTGATCAAAGCGGTGAAGGTCAGTACGGAAGAAGAGGTAAAAAAAGCTTTTGATACTGTTGCAGATGAAGTGCTGTTAGATCATGGAAAAGGAACAGGAAAAACATTTGACTGGAGCATTTTAAAAGCAGTGCCGGATCATCGATATTTCCTGGCAGGAGGACTCGGAACAGAAAATATAAAAGAAGCGATCCAGATCTATCATCCTGCAGTGATCGATCTGAGCAGTTCTGTAGAAACCGATGGAAAAAAAGACCGGAAAAAAATACTGGCAGCAGTAAAAGCAGTGCGGGATACCGGGAAAACAATATAG